A window of the Halichoerus grypus chromosome 2, mHalGry1.hap1.1, whole genome shotgun sequence genome harbors these coding sequences:
- the GCGR gene encoding glucagon receptor isoform X2, protein MPPTRPHCPQLLLLLLACQPWAPSAQVMDFLFEKWKLYGDQCLYNLSLLPPPTELVCNRTFDKYSCWPDTPPNTTANMSCPWYLPWHHKVQHRFVFKKCGPDGQWVRGPRGQSWRDASQCQMDEKEIEVQKKAAKMYSGFQVMYTVGYSLSLGALLLALAILLGLSKLHCTRNYIHVNLFASFVLKAGSVLVIDTLLRTRYSQKIGDDLSVSIWLSDGYGVVANYCWLLVEGVYLHGLLGLAAFPERSFFALYLGIGWGAPMLFVIPWAVVKCLFENIQCWTSNDNMGFWWILRFPVFLAILINFFIFIRVLLILMAKLQARQMRYTDYKFRLAKSTLTLIPLLGVHEVVFAFVTDEHAQGTLRSAKLFFDLFLSSFQGLLVAVLYCFLNKEVQSELRRSWHRRRAGASLRERRHASGPPSEKPLLCGAGGSNGAGRGPPAHPSPVGSRPALAESPF, encoded by the exons ATGCCCCCCACCCGGCCACACTGCCCccagctcctgctgctgctgctggcctgCCAG CCTTGGGCCCCTTCTGCCCAGGTGATGGACTTCCTGTTCGAGAAGTGGAAGCTCTACGGTGACCAGTGTCTCTACAACCTGAGCCTGCTGCCGCCCCCCACTG AGCTAGTCTGTAATCGAACCTTCGACAAGTACTCCTGTTGGCCGGACACCCCTCCCAACACCACGGCCAACATGTCCTGCCCCTGGTACTTGCCCTGGCACCACAAAG TGCAGCACCGCTTTGTCTTCAAGAAGTGTGGGCCTGATGGGCAGTGGGTGCGCGGGCCCCGCGGGCAGTCGTGGCGCGACGCTTCTCAGTGCCAGATGGACGAGAAGGAGATCGAGGTCCAG AAGAAGGCGGCCAAGATGTACAGCGGCTTCCAGGTGATGTACACAGTGGGGTACTCTCTGTCCCTgggggccctgctcctggccctcGCTATCCTGCTGGGCCTCAG CAAGCTGCACTGCACGCGAAACTACATCCACGTGAACCTGTTCGCGTCCTTCGTGCTCAAGGCCGGCTCCGTGCTGGTCATCGACACGCTGCTCAGGACGCGCTACAGCCAGAAGATCGGGGACGACCTCAGCGTGAGCATCTGGCTGAGTGACGGG TACGGCGTCGTGGCCAACTACTGCTGGCTGCTGGTGGAGGGCGTGTACCTGCACGGCCTGCTGGGCCTCGCCGCCTTCCCGGAGAGGAGCTTCTTCGCCCTCTACCTGGGCATCGGCTGGG GCGCCCCCATGCTCTTTGTCATCCCCTGGGCGGTGGTCAAGTGTCTGTTTGAGAACATCCA GTGCTGGACCAGCAACGACAACATGGGTTTCTGGTGGATCCTGCGCTTCCCTGTCTTCCTGGCGATCCTG ATCAACTTCTTCATCTTCATCCGCGTCCTTCTCATCCTCATGGCCAAGCTGCAAGCCCGCCAGATGCGCTACACCGACTACAAGTTCCG GCTGGCAAAGTCCACACTGACCCTCATCCCCCTGCTGGGGGTCCACGAAGTGGTGTTCGCCTTCGTGACAGACGAGCATGCCCAAGGGACCCTGCGCTCTGCCAAGCTCTTCTTCGACCTCTTCCTCAGCTCCTTCCAG GGCCTGCTGGTGGCTGTTCTCTACTGTTTCCTCAATAAGGAG gtgcAGTCGGAGCTGCGACGGTCCTGGCATCGCCGGCGCGCGGGGGCCTCACTGCGGGAGCGACGCCACGCCAGCGGCCCCCCCAGCGAGAAGCCGCTCCTGTGCGGGGCCGGCGGCAGCAACGGGGCCGGCCGGGGCCCCCCCGCACACCCCAGCCCGGTCGGCAGCCGCCCCGCGTTGGCCGAGAGCCCCTTCTAA
- the GCGR gene encoding glucagon receptor isoform X1: MPPTRPHCPQLLLLLLACQPWAPSAQVMDFLFEKWKLYGDQCLYNLSLLPPPTELVCNRTFDKYSCWPDTPPNTTANMSCPWYLPWHHKVQHRFVFKKCGPDGQWVRGPRGQSWRDASQCQMDEKEIEVQKKAAKMYSGFQVMYTVGYSLSLGALLLALAILLGLSKLHCTRNYIHVNLFASFVLKAGSVLVIDTLLRTRYSQKIGDDLSVSIWLSDGAVAGCRVAAVFMQYGVVANYCWLLVEGVYLHGLLGLAAFPERSFFALYLGIGWGAPMLFVIPWAVVKCLFENIQCWTSNDNMGFWWILRFPVFLAILINFFIFIRVLLILMAKLQARQMRYTDYKFRLAKSTLTLIPLLGVHEVVFAFVTDEHAQGTLRSAKLFFDLFLSSFQGLLVAVLYCFLNKEVQSELRRSWHRRRAGASLRERRHASGPPSEKPLLCGAGGSNGAGRGPPAHPSPVGSRPALAESPF; encoded by the exons ATGCCCCCCACCCGGCCACACTGCCCccagctcctgctgctgctgctggcctgCCAG CCTTGGGCCCCTTCTGCCCAGGTGATGGACTTCCTGTTCGAGAAGTGGAAGCTCTACGGTGACCAGTGTCTCTACAACCTGAGCCTGCTGCCGCCCCCCACTG AGCTAGTCTGTAATCGAACCTTCGACAAGTACTCCTGTTGGCCGGACACCCCTCCCAACACCACGGCCAACATGTCCTGCCCCTGGTACTTGCCCTGGCACCACAAAG TGCAGCACCGCTTTGTCTTCAAGAAGTGTGGGCCTGATGGGCAGTGGGTGCGCGGGCCCCGCGGGCAGTCGTGGCGCGACGCTTCTCAGTGCCAGATGGACGAGAAGGAGATCGAGGTCCAG AAGAAGGCGGCCAAGATGTACAGCGGCTTCCAGGTGATGTACACAGTGGGGTACTCTCTGTCCCTgggggccctgctcctggccctcGCTATCCTGCTGGGCCTCAG CAAGCTGCACTGCACGCGAAACTACATCCACGTGAACCTGTTCGCGTCCTTCGTGCTCAAGGCCGGCTCCGTGCTGGTCATCGACACGCTGCTCAGGACGCGCTACAGCCAGAAGATCGGGGACGACCTCAGCGTGAGCATCTGGCTGAGTGACGGG GCCGTGGCCGGCTGCCGGGTGGCCGCCGTGTTCATGCAGTACGGCGTCGTGGCCAACTACTGCTGGCTGCTGGTGGAGGGCGTGTACCTGCACGGCCTGCTGGGCCTCGCCGCCTTCCCGGAGAGGAGCTTCTTCGCCCTCTACCTGGGCATCGGCTGGG GCGCCCCCATGCTCTTTGTCATCCCCTGGGCGGTGGTCAAGTGTCTGTTTGAGAACATCCA GTGCTGGACCAGCAACGACAACATGGGTTTCTGGTGGATCCTGCGCTTCCCTGTCTTCCTGGCGATCCTG ATCAACTTCTTCATCTTCATCCGCGTCCTTCTCATCCTCATGGCCAAGCTGCAAGCCCGCCAGATGCGCTACACCGACTACAAGTTCCG GCTGGCAAAGTCCACACTGACCCTCATCCCCCTGCTGGGGGTCCACGAAGTGGTGTTCGCCTTCGTGACAGACGAGCATGCCCAAGGGACCCTGCGCTCTGCCAAGCTCTTCTTCGACCTCTTCCTCAGCTCCTTCCAG GGCCTGCTGGTGGCTGTTCTCTACTGTTTCCTCAATAAGGAG gtgcAGTCGGAGCTGCGACGGTCCTGGCATCGCCGGCGCGCGGGGGCCTCACTGCGGGAGCGACGCCACGCCAGCGGCCCCCCCAGCGAGAAGCCGCTCCTGTGCGGGGCCGGCGGCAGCAACGGGGCCGGCCGGGGCCCCCCCGCACACCCCAGCCCGGTCGGCAGCCGCCCCGCGTTGGCCGAGAGCCCCTTCTAA